The Myxocyprinus asiaticus isolate MX2 ecotype Aquarium Trade chromosome 6, UBuf_Myxa_2, whole genome shotgun sequence region gatcagtcaCCTGCACAAAGAGTACAGATGGTCTTGTGCTGAACATGACATCCAGCCCCTGTCAAGGCAAGTGTTCTGCAGAGTGTTCAGTGAATTAAATCTGTCTCTTTTCCACCTCAAGAAAGATCAGTGTGACACCTGCTGTGCCTTCAAAGCTGGTAACCTTGAAGCTACCACATGAGAGGAGCACTGCATTAAGAAAGACATGTTACGATCTATGAAGCAGATGGACAAAGATCAGGCAGGTGAGAAGACCTTGGTGGCATGTCTGGATCTACAGGGCCTGCTCTGCCCCAAGCCTCATCCCTCTACTATAAGACAAAGCTTGGGGTCCACAACTTTACCATCTTTGACATGGCATCCCATGATGCTACAAATTACCCGTGGCACAAGGGTGAAGCCGGTCTCTCTGCCAACAAATTCGCCTTTTGCATAGTGGACTTTCTAGAGACAAATGACTATCACAAATAGTACATCCTGTGGAGTGATGGGTGTGGATATAAAAATTGAAACTTGATTCTAAGCAATGTACTTCAGAAATGTGCAATTTAGAAGCAGAAGCCAGTGACACAGAAGTACCTCGAAAGAGGTCACACACAAATGGAGTGTGATTCTGTCCACAGTGTGATTGAGAGGAGGTTACGAGACAGGGATATTTACGTTCCAGCTGAGTATGCTGCAGTTATCCAGGGAGCTCGCTCAAATTCAAGGCCATACCTTGTGAGGTACGTGGACTACACCTTTTTCAGAGACTTCAGCAAAGTGAACCTGTGCAAGTCAATCCGACCTGGAAAAAACGCTGGAGATCCAACAGTGCATGACCTTCGGGCAATCGGGTATTTTATCATACACATAgttttatgtaaacattttgctTTCAGTGTTGATTTACATACGATGTAATCAATGATCCCTTTTTCTTTCCATCCATCTATTCATTCTATTCATTAGGTACAATGTGGGTGGCACCATGAGGTATAAGATTCTCCACACTGATGGATGGGAACCGTATCCCTCCTTGTTCCTTAGGAAGAGAAGCAGTGTCACCACAGTGCCCCCACTGTACACATCCAGCCAGGCCATCAAGATGCTTAAGTTCAAACAACTGCAAGAGTTAAAACTGTTATACCCAAGGACTTTTACAACTTCTATGATGGACTTCACAAATGATGCCCATCACTAGCACAGACACACAATTTATGGCTGAATTTCTATCCTGTTGACTGAGACAATTATTTTCATGGCTGTGATACTATATttctgatatttatatttatggatATTCATTTATGTCTGATACTTGGTGATGTTTAACTTAACATTTTAATGTGAATGAATTGAATTTACTATATTATagtctacactgcctggccaaaaaatccAAAAGCaaagtcaccgtttggatttaaataagcagatacttaagagcctatgattggatcattactgcagtgattaatgtgtttcagctggcaacaattcttttaaccctaactgatgcagtgtgtagcttctcaaaTTCTTAAATAACCATGTAgaagacgtatcccatggtcgtggaaaattttttactgtgtttcagaaggggcaacttattggcctgcatcaagcaaagaaaacaactaaggagattgctgaaatcactggaattgggttaagaactgtccaatgcgttattaaaacctggaagggtagtggtgaaccatcagctttgcagaagaaatgcggttggaaaaaaatcttaaatgatcatgatcagagatcactaaaactcttgatgaagtcacatcataaaaaaatcgacagtagaactcacgattatgtttaatagtgaatgtaagagcatttccacatgcacagtgcaatgagaacttacaggattgggactaaacagctgtgtggccacaagaaagccacttgttagtgaggctcaTCTGAAAAAcgatttgctagggagcataaagattggattgTGGAGCAATAGAAACAGGTAATGTGGTCCgaagagtccagatttaccctattccaaagcgatgggtgcatcagggtaagaagggaagcacaagAAGCGacgcacccatcatgcatagtgcccactgtacaagaaTCTGGAGGTAGTGTTGTGATCTAGGGTTGCtttaattggtcaggtctaggctcagcaatgttatgcagcaataaaatgaagtcagctgactacctgaatgtactgaatgaccagattatcccatcaatggatttgttTTCTTCCCTGACTTCCcaaggacaacaatgccaagattcattgggctcaaagagtggttcagggagcatgagggatcattttcacacatgaattggccaccacagagtcctgactttAACCccaattgaaagtctttgggatgtgctggagaagactttacggagaggttcgactctcccgtcatcaatacaagatctcggccaaacatTAATgtaactctggatggaaataaatgtgatgttgcataaggttttTGAAACAATGCCACAGCGATTgtgcaccgtaatcaaagctaaaggcggtccaacgaaatattaaagtatactactttttttttttgggccaggcagtgtatattgaGTATTGATTAAACCAGATCAACATTCTGTGGTCCTCGTTGTCTGACAACATTAATCACAATGCAACAATAGTCTATTGTTAAAGcttaacatgatttttttaaacatggaATAGCTTGACTTATATTCAGGTATTGTGAGGTTTAAGCTGCCAAAGATATTCTGAAAAGACCAATAAACTATAAAAGGAGTCCAAAAGCATAGATTTGTGAAAATAAcactattattttttagtttgaagtgtagtgaagagattgcctacatgacgctctgtgatttccctgacaaccatAGCCATTCATGCATGCGCAGTGTCAGGTGtctttaaaaagtagactatacTAGCCAAacatggttgccagatttccatcttAATGAAACCGCGAGTGAAAGCTAATTCTGACTGGCAATTTATGCGTTGGATCTGGAAAACGCGTCTCGAAACTAGACTAGAAAATAGAaaccctagtcataaaactgattttgaTCTAAAATAGTAAAtgaaagctcagattatatccaaaaataaattatctagCAATCGATAACCTACCAACTGAGTTTTGGGAACACAAACTGTTAGACTCGTgtctgtaactgaacatgcgccattggaacccatgataagaaaaccATGTATGTCCATGTTCGCAAACAAAAATCCAGTCcaattaaaatatcaaacagttcactaacagatgtATAATGATAGAATTCTATTTATTGTGCTAAAGGTGACTTATTGtgttattttcaattaattttgtaagattgtttatgagaaaaatagtttttccatgctcttgaaaaatttTTTGGAGATATGTGCTTTCATCAGACATTCTAAACATGGAATACGCACGAGATGAATGAAATGATACACACTTTAGATGtacgtacatatatatatatatacacacagtggcaagaaaaaatatgtgaaccctttggaattagcttgttttctgcattaatggtcataaaatgtgatctcatcttcataaAAGTCACAAGTTTAGACATACACAATGTGCTTAACTAACAACACactaacaattataatattttgtgtctttattgaacacatcccattaaaaattcacagtgctgtggaaacaGTAAGTCAacctttggatttaataactggtcaatcctcctttggcagcaataatatcaaccaagcgtttcccgtagctgcagattagacctacacaacgttcagaaggaattttggactattcttccttacagaactgctttagcTAAGCCATTCTTAGGATGCCTGGTTTAAACAGCTCTCTTTAGGTCATTCCACAGTATCTCTATTaagttaaggtctgggctctgactgggccactccataaggtagattttctttttttctgaagccattctatagtggatttactttgatgtttagggtcattgtcatgctgcatcacccaacttctactgagcttcagctggcgcacagctaccctgacattattctgtaggatatcttaataaacgtaggaattaatttttccctcgatgatggcaagcggtctaGGCCCCGAAGcaacaaagcagccccaaatcatgatgctccctcccccgtacttcaccgttggcaAGTTGGTATGCGGTGaactttttacgccatacgtagcaCTGCATGTTCTTTTCAAACAATTCAATTCATAGTTTCATCCATCCACCAAACATTTTCCAAGTAGCGTAAGGGAGTGTCAGGGTGGTCTTTGGGAAatttcaggcacgcagcaatgtttttgatgGAAAGCAAccgcttccttcatgatgtcctgctatagacaccatgcctgtttaatgttttccgtatagtaaactcattaacagagatgttaaccagttccagtgattccttcaagtacttagctgtcactctatggtttgattgagcattctgtggtgtgccctttgagtcatcttggctggacggccacttctagggagagttgTCACAGTACTAAATCCTctacatttatagacaatttgtctaactgtggacatatgaatatttaagctcttcaagatagctttataaccctttccagctttatgcaaagcaacaattcttgagcGTAGGTTGTCtgagatatcttttttttttttttacgaggcatggtccacatcagtagatgcttcttatgaatagcaaactcaaaatgtttgaggcTTTTTATAAGTGAGagaagctctaacccacacctccaatttcTGTTCATtatttggatgccaggtttgccaactcctgactctaattatcttttgttgacgtcattagcctaggggttcacatactttttcccaacctacactgaatgtttgaatgatgtattaagTATGTACAAGAAAGATACAATAAATTGTGTTATTacttaaaacagattgtgtttgttcattattgtaacttagatgaatgtcaaaccagattttaagacaaaattatacataaatgcaggcaaTTCCgaagggtttacatacttttttcttgccaatgtatatatacactgatgagccaaaacattatgaccactaaGAGATGACGCTAATAATGTTGATCATGTCacggtctgggtagattagatggtaagcgaacaatcagatCTCGTAGTTAACGTATTgaatgcaggagtaaagacctaagtgactttgacaagggccaaattgttatggccagacgactgtgtcagagcatctctgaaacagcaaggcttgtggggtgctcctggtcagcagtggtgagtacttaccgacagtggtccaagcagggacaaaccacaaatcgGCGACATCGGTTGCCAtcagggcaacgaaggctatcccatcttgTCAGAACCAacaggtctactgtggcacaagtcacagaaaattgtaatggtggttacaggaggaatgtgttgcaacacacagtgcattgtaCCCTGCTGTGTAGCCACATAGTCACCgatgaaagcgcctacaatgggcacgcgagtgtcagaactggactttggagcagtggaagaaggtcgcctggtccgatgagccccattttcttttaaatcacatGGACGGgcatgtgcgccatttacctggaagtgatggcaccaggatgcattgtgggaagatggtggagggagtgtgatgctctgggcagtgtTCTGCTGAGTAACCCTGGGATTTGGGggtcagtttgacacgtgccacctacagttgaattcagaggtttacatacacttagcttgaagtcattaaaactaattttttaaccactccacagatttaatattagcaaactatagttttggcaagtcgtgtaggacatctactttgtgcatgacacaagtaattttaccaacaattgtttacagacagattgtttcacttaatTGACTTTACCACAATTCcactgggtcagaagtttacatacactaagttaactgtgcctttaagcagcttggaaaattccagaaaatgatgtcaagactttagacaattagacaattagccatttgataggaggtgtactgaattggaggtgtacctctggatgtattttaaggcctaccttcaaactcagtgcctctttgcttgacatcatgggaaaatcaaaagaaatcagccaagacctcagaaaataatttgtggacctccacaagtctggttcatccttgggagcaatttccaaatgcctgaaggtaccacattcatctgtacaaataatagtacgcaagtataaataccataggaccacgcagccatcataccgctcaggaaggagacacattctgtctcctagagatgagcgttGTTTGGTGCGAattggtcaacagagaatggccagactggttcgaactgacaaaatctaactcagataaccactctgtacaattatagtgagaagaatagcatctcagaatgctattctgagatgcgagttggcgctttttggcggcacgagggggacctacacaatattaggcaggtggttttaatgttgttaatcatttttatgtaaagcactttgaattgccattgtgtatgaaatgtgctatattaaTAAACTTGCCATGCCTTGCACGAGGGCTTCTCACAGAGCGCACATGAAGAGTTTTCAAGAACAGTGCAAGAAAAATGAGTGCTGCTAATGATCAAAGACCAGATGTTCTCCGTTTGATTCACTTTAAATTCTGCATTTTGCATCTTACTGTATACATGCATTGCAAACTGGCTGGAAAAATTGGGCATTCACCAGCTTATTTTACCCTGTTTGTAGCATATTCCAGGAAAAAGTGACTGAACATGAGAATTAACCTTTagtataaaaaaagataaatacttGACCTCTGTTGCTTTCTTCTAATGATAATGGTCACTTTTcccttttcatttcacatttatgccacttgtattgatttttgtctattttgttttcattttagatCTGATGAAGCTGAAAGAGGAAACTCAAGAAATGATTGAAGGAGAGGAGAAACATCAATATCACAAACCTGATAATTTTGTTAGTGCAGAAAAGCCTGACagttgctcacagactgaaaatAAATTCTCAACAAGAAAAACTCGAAGAACAAAAACCGAAAACCATTTTttcacctgccctcagtgtggaaagagtttcacacataaaGGAAGCTTTAATATCCACATAAGAATTCActctggagaaaagcctttcagATGTCAACAGTGTGGCAAGAGTTTCGCACAAAAAGGAAACCTTGAGTTACACACAagaattcacacaggagagaagccttttacatgcatccaatgtggcaagagtttcacacaaaaaggaagcCTTAATGCCCACAAAagaattcactctggagagaaaccttttacATGTCATCAGTGTGATAAAAGTTTTGCACATATAGGAAGTCTAAatgatcacatgagaattcacaccggaGAGACCCCATACACATGccttcaatgtggaaagagtttcacacaaaaaggaaacctTAATTTCCATATAAAAATTCACTCCGaagagaagccttttacatgccTCCAGTGTGGAAAGAAATTCAGACATAAAACAAGCCTCAAagttcacatgagaattcacactggtgaGGCGCTTTTCACATGCctccagtgtggaaagagtttcaaacatGAAACAAGCCTCAAaattcacatgagaattcacactggagaaaagcctttcacatgccttcagtgtggaaagagtttcaaacagaaaacaagccTCAAAAttcacataagaattcacactggtgaGGCTCTTTTTAAATGCCTtcagtgtgaaaagagtttcaaacataaaacaagcCTCACaattcacatgagaattcacacgggagaaaagcctttcatatgccttcagtgtgggaagagtttcacaaGTAAATCAAACCTGAGAGCTCATATGAAATGTCATTCAGGAGAGAAATTACATCACTGTTCTCAATGTGGCAAGAAATTTTCAGAGTTGGCCTATTTTAAACAACACCAGAGAATACATGCTGGTGTGAAAGCTCATGTGTGCTCAGAGTGTGGTAAAGCCTTTGTCCGAATTAGCACCTTGAAACAGCACCAAAGAGTTCATacaggagaaaaaccttacaagtgttcacattgTGAAAGTACTTTTGCTTGTCCAAAACATCTAACACCACATGAGAAAGTGCACACTGGAGAGAA contains the following coding sequences:
- the LOC127442887 gene encoding gastrula zinc finger protein XlCGF57.1-like isoform X2, whose amino-acid sequence is MLLKMEFVKEESEDVSISEPFRLKNEDTEEQRDLMKLKEETQEMIEGEEKHQYHKPDNFVSAEKPDSCSQTENKFSTRKTRRTKTENHFFTCPQCGKSFTHKGSFNIHIRIHSGEKPFRCQQCGKSFAQKGNLELHTRIHTGEKPFTCIQCGKSFTQKGSLNAHKRIHSGEKPFTCHQCDKSFAHIGSLNDHMRIHTGETPYTCLQCGKSFTQKGNLNFHIKIHSEEKPFTCLQCGKKFRHKTSLKVHMRIHTGEALFTCLQCGKSFKHETSLKIHMRIHTGEKPFTCLQCGKSFKQKTSLKIHIRIHTGEALFKCLQCEKSFKHKTSLTIHMRIHTGEKPFICLQCGKSFTSKSNLRAHMKCHSGEKLHHCSQCGKKFSELAYFKQHQRIHAGVKAHVCSECGKAFVRISTLKQHQRVHTGEKPYKCSHCESTFACPKHLTPHEKVHTGEKTYDCSKCGKTFSSSSTLQRHLKKNCPNLSQ
- the LOC127442887 gene encoding gastrula zinc finger protein XlCGF57.1-like isoform X1 gives rise to the protein MEFVKEEFKEESEDVSISEPFRLKNEDTEEQRDLMKLKEETQEMIEGEEKHQYHKPDNFVSAEKPDSCSQTENKFSTRKTRRTKTENHFFTCPQCGKSFTHKGSFNIHIRIHSGEKPFRCQQCGKSFAQKGNLELHTRIHTGEKPFTCIQCGKSFTQKGSLNAHKRIHSGEKPFTCHQCDKSFAHIGSLNDHMRIHTGETPYTCLQCGKSFTQKGNLNFHIKIHSEEKPFTCLQCGKKFRHKTSLKVHMRIHTGEALFTCLQCGKSFKHETSLKIHMRIHTGEKPFTCLQCGKSFKQKTSLKIHIRIHTGEALFKCLQCEKSFKHKTSLTIHMRIHTGEKPFICLQCGKSFTSKSNLRAHMKCHSGEKLHHCSQCGKKFSELAYFKQHQRIHAGVKAHVCSECGKAFVRISTLKQHQRVHTGEKPYKCSHCESTFACPKHLTPHEKVHTGEKTYDCSKCGKTFSSSSTLQRHLKKNCPNLSQ